The following is a genomic window from Balneola sp..
AGTGTAGTTGCAAGACCGCCATCTGAAATATCGTGAGCAGCAGTTACTAATCCTGTTTTGATTGCTGTCAGTAAAGCATCCTGCAAAGAAGTCTCGAAATCAAGATCGATTTCAGGAGCATCACCAGTGGTGAGGTCGTGGATCACTTTCAAGTATTCACTTCCACCTAACCCTTTTCGGTCAGCACCAATGTAAAGAACGATGTCTCCTTCTTTTTTGAATCCCGGAGTAGTGACGTGTTTCTCAACATCCTCAATAACTCCCAGCATCCCAATGATCGGAGATGGGAAAATAGCACTGTTTGGATTCTCGTTATAGAAACTCACATTTCCGCCGGTTACCGGTGTGTTTAGAGCTCGGCATGCGTCAGACATTCCACCTAAAGCCTCCTTAAACGTCCAGTATACTTCCGGCTTATATGGATTCCCAAAGTTCAGGCAGTTTGTAATCGCCATTGGCTTGGCACCGGAGCAAACTACGTTTCTTGCTGATTCTGCGACCGCAATCTGTCCACCTTTACGTGGATTCAAATATACATAGCGGCCGTTGCAATCTGTCTTAGCTACTAATCCTTTCTTTGTGCCTTTGATTCGAATAACTCCGGAATCCGAAGCGCCGGGACCAGTCACTGTGTTTGTACGTACCATGGTATCGTACTGCTCGTGTACCCATCGCTTGGAGGCAATATTCGGAGAGCCTAATAATCGAGTTAAGGTCTCGGTATAATTATCGTGATGGTTTAAAGAATCAATATCAAAGTTCTGAACTTCATCTAAATACGATGGCTTTTTGGTTTCGCGGATATACTGTGGTGCCCCGCCTCCAAGTACTAAATGATCGGCTGGAATATCGCCTTTCACTTCCCCATCTTTCCAGTAGGTGACATTTTCTGTGTCTACTACTTCACCAATTACAACACCATGGAGGTCCCATTTTTCATAGACATCAATAATTTCTTGCTCACGGCCTTTTTCAGCCACAATCAGCATCCGCTCCTGACTTTCGGAGAGAAGTAATTCATAAGCTGTCATTCCATCTTCTCTGGCCGGCACTTTGTCGAGGTCGATTTTCATTCCCTGACCACCTTTGGCCGTCATCTCTGAAGTTGAACAAGCAATCCCGGCTGCCCCCATATCCTGCATACCAATCACGGCGCCGGTTTGAAGTACTTCAAGGCTGGCTTCCAGCAATAATTTTTCTGTAAATGGATCTCCTACCTGAACGCTTGGTCGTTTAGCTTCACTTTCTTCACTGATTTCTTCGGAAGCAAAAGTTGCCCCGTGAATTCCATCACGACCCGTACTCGCTCCTACTATAATAACCGGATTCCCAAGTCCTTTTGAAATTGCAGAAGCCGTTTCGCCTTCTTTCACCAAGCCAATACTCATTGCATTGACAAGCGGATTTCCTTCATAACTTTCATCAAAACAAACTTCACCAGCTATTACGGGAACGCCAAATGAGTTTCCATAGTCTCCGATTCCGCGAACTACTCCATCCAGTAAATAACGTACTCGCGGATTATCCATCGATCCAAATCGCAGAGAATTCAGACTAGCGACTGGCCGTGCTCCCATGGTAAAAATATCGCGATGAATTCCACCAACCCCTGTCGCTGCTCCTTGATAGGGCTCAATAGCTGAAGGGTGATTATGACTTTCAATCTTGAACGCACAACCAAGTCCATCTCCTAAGTCAACAAGTCCGGCATTTTCTTCCCCGGCTCCTACCAATAGGTTTTCACCTTCGCTTGGTAATTTCTTGAGTTCAATAATGGAGTTTTTGTAGGAACAATGCTCACTCCACATCACCGAATAAACGCCCAATTCTGTAAAAGTCGGTACCCGACCCAGCTTGGACTTTATCATTTCATATTCTTCAGCATTTAAGCCATGTTCTTCGGCCAGTTCGAGCGTTACTTCGGGTTCTTGAATCGATGTTTGCGACATTCCGATGGAGTGATTGAAGCGTTATGGTTTCAGAAAGCCTAAAGGTACGATTATTTGAGAAAAGCCTCTAACTAAAGAGGAGGAATTTGGCGACGGTAAGAATGGGACACGGATTTTACGGATTGAGCAGATAATCACTGATTCTTATTTGTTGTTTCTCCTGAAAGCTATAGATGCCTTTGATTATGGTCTTGAAAAATGTGATTGGATGATGACATGTTAAAGCCGGTGTTTATCTGCATCCATCATTTAGTAAAAACAGTCCATGATAAAATTGTTTACCTCTTGTAATCGTCAGACCACTCCGGGATAGGTTTTATATCAGCTCCATATTCAGTGGTCGGACGAAGTCCGAGCAAAACCATTCTGTGAAAACCCGTCAGATCTGTGTGATCTGTGTTCTATTCCTTTGTTTTCATCGAACTCAGATTCTAAACCAAAGAGCAGGAAACTGGTGACTATAAGAATGTAATATGGATGATCATTGATTTTGAAATTTTCGCACTACATTTTGAACCGCTCAGCCACTGCTTTCTCCAACTCTTCTCTATGATCCGGATGTGCAATTCCTGTAAGTGCTTTGGCTCGCTGACACAAGTTTTTGCCATAAAGGTTCGCCACTCCATATTCTGTAACCACATAATGAACGTGAGCTCGTGTTGTTACTACACCAGCACCTTGTTTCAAAAATGGAACAATCCGGCTAATGCCTTTATTGGTGGTTGAAGGCAGTGCTATAATTGGTTTACCTCCTGGAGAAAGTGAAGCTCCACGAATGAAATCCATCTGTCCGCCTACTCCCGAGTAATGATAGGTCCCAATAGAATCGGCACAAACCTGTCCCGTTAAATCTACTTCCACCGCACTGTTAATAGCCGTTACTTTTGGGTTGCGACGGATCACGGCCGTGTCGTTTATATAGGCGATATCGAGCATAGCTACGGCTGGGTTGTCATCTATAAAATCATAGGTCTTCCGGGAACCCATCACAAAACCGGATACAATTTTCCCGGGGTGAATTTTCTTTTTTCTACCGTTGATGATTCCTTTTTCTACTAACTCTATGACCCCATCCGAGAACATTTCTGTGTGAACTCCAAGGTCTTTATGGTTTGTAAGACTTTTAAGCACTGCATTCGGAATTGCCCCAATTCCCATCTGAAGCGTTGCGCCATCATCAATCAAATCTGCACAATACTTACCAATTTTTAATTCAGCATCATTTGGATCGGGAACGAGCTGTTCGGGCAGAGGATCATTCACCTGAACTAAAGCATCTATATTTTTTACATGGATAAGCCCATCTCCATGCGTCCTCGGCATATTCGGGTTAACCTGAGCAATTACATATTTCGCTGTTTGAACAGCAGCTACCGCAGCGTCAACTGAGACACCCAGTGAGCAGTAACCATGATTGTCAGGTGGGGAAACATGGACTAAAGCTACATCTAAAGGAAGGATCTTATTCCTGAATAAATATGGGACTTCACTCAAAAACACGGGCACATAATCACCTCGCCCTTCATTAATCGCCTTTCGGACATTTGCACCTACAAAAAGCGCGTTTACAAAAAAGCTGTCTTTATACTCGGGGTCAGCATACGGCGCCGGACCTTCCGTGTGGAGATGAATAACTTCAACCTCTTTTAGTTCCTCATGCCGATCCGTCATTGCCTGAATAAGCTGTACCGGAGTGGCTGAAACTCCATGAACAAAAACCCGGTCTCCCGATTTAATAACTTTTACCGCCTCTGCTGCAGATACATAATCTTCCATCCGACTCCTTTTTTTTCAGATACCTGATCTCATTGATAATTTATTTACTGGCAAAAAATCGGATAGAATTATGATGATTTCATGAATTTGAGAGAACTGTTTCTAAATGAATTAGACTACAGGCTCCCAACCTTCCTCATACTCTCTTTTCCATAGTTTTTGAGCTTCTTTGTTGTTGATGATTTTCCCATTTTCAGGATTCAGATCAATACTTGAGCCGGTTTCTTGAGCTATATTCCCATAATGACAGATTTGCGTTGAGATACTGGCGTCATCAATAGGAGCCGTCAGGCTTTCGCTCTCTCGAATAGCATTCGCTAAATTCACCATATGATTTACCGTAAGCTGACCATATCCCATTGTATCGGCCGTACTGGTAGCGCCGGGCTCGCTCTCTTTTTCTTCTTTGATCAGCTTTCCACCCAAATCATAAAGCAAATACCCCTGCCGGTCTAACAAAATTGAGCCTTCAGTTCCATGAATTAATGAACCCCTTCCTCTTCCATAAAATGGTTGTCCGTTACAACTTTTGCCTTCCCAGCTAATCATTTTCCCGCCTTCAAATTCAAAGCTGGCATTTTGGGTATCATAATATTCCCAGTCATCATTTTTAAAATGAAGCCTTCCGCCTGTTGAAGTTGCACGGGTCGGAAATTTCACCCCCAGAGCCCAGCGGCAGATATCAATCTCGTGGGTTCCGTTATTGTGAATTTCACCGGTTCCCCAATTCTTGAACCAGTGCCAGTTGTATGGGTGAACGTTGTCCCGGTATTCTTCTCTTGGTGCCGGACCTTGCCAAAGCTCCCAATCCAGATAATCTGGAGCAGGCATCACTTTTCCATTTCCTATAGAGCCACGAGTATTTGAATACCACGCTTTTCCGTAATACACATCGCCAATGATACCTTCCCCAATTTCTTTAATTGCTAGTTGTGACGTTCTTGAAGACCGCTGCTGATTCCCCATCTGGCAAAGCTTATCATATTTTTGCTGAGCTTTTTCCAACAATTCTGTTTCATGGGGATTATGACTGCATGGTTTTTCAACATACACATGCTTTCCTGCTTCCATTGCCATAATAGCCATAGGGGCATGCCAGTGTTCAGGACTGGCAATTGCTATCACATCAATGTCTTCCATTTCAACCAGCTTTCTGAAATCCTTTTCCACCTTGGGAATGTAGCCGATCTGCTCTTGGTGAAATTTTTTGTGGTCGGCAATGATATTATCATCCACATCACAGAACCAGGTTATCCGTGTATTTGGAATTTCATTTATAGCCTGCGAAAGTGCCTTGCCACGACTCCTTACACCAGCCACAGCAAAATTTATAGTCTCATTGGGAGAGCCCTTCAAAATTCCAGGAAAGGATAATGCCATCGCCCCGCCAATTCCTGAAATGGCTGTGTTCTTTAAAAATGTTCTTCGATCTAACGTACTCATGTTAACTACCCCTATAATTTTTTGATAAAAATATTCCGGAATGACACTTCATTCCCATGATCCTGAAGCAGGATATTTCCTTCTGTCCACTTCCCAAAACCAGGCCACACACTGTACTTACTGTTGTCAACGCGTTGCTGAAATTGAGGCGTGTTTCGTCTGTATTGCAAAACGCGTTTTCCATTCAGCCAATGCTCCACATGATTTCCTTTTGAGACAATTCTAGCGTGGTTCCACTCTCCCATCGGGCTGGGCTTTTTGCCCTGGGCTTTTAACAAATCGTATAAAGAGGCGAGTGTCCGACTCCCTTCATGATTCCCTAACTTAGCATCAGGATGTCGCTCATCGTCCAGGATCTGATATTCTAGTCCGATAGCAGAACCCTCACCTTTATTTAAGTCAGCATCCACAAAGTATTTGATCCCGCTATTGGCACCGGGGGTGATTTTAAAATCTACCCAGAGCTCAAAATCACTGTATAAAGCTTTAGTGACAATATCACCTGCATCGGCTGATTCTTGCCCCCCTGACTCATGAATTTTGATTACTCCATTTTTATAATCCCAACCTCTCCCCTCTGGAGATTCCGGGAAGTTTGCCTGCCGGGCTCCTCTCCATTTATCCATAGATTTTCCATCATACAGCAAATCCCAGCCCCAGTCTCTTTGGCTGTGAGTCAGCTTGTTGTAATTATCTTTGGGTTGAACCGGCGTGTTTCGTGCAAATTTTCTTGGGCTGTCCGTAATGATGCGAAGATCCTTCCACTGAATTCTGATCCCTTTTTCTTCTAATGAACCGATGCTATGCACCTGCAACCCAATGAATCCGGACTGAGTCCTGTCATCCACTAAATGCGAAACGGGAATATCGTTGACCCAAGTCTTTATCGTATCACCGATTGCTTCTACCCTAATCTTGTTCCATTCTGTATGTTTGTAAGCCTTTTGCGCTTCCGGCATTCCTTCAAGCGGAAACAACCAGCCCCGGCGCGCCTCATCATAGATGCCTCCCGTCCAGGCACGATCTGAAGGATCAATCTCTACCTGATAGCCATGTACTCTTCCATCATTAAATTCAGGGTAACTGTTACTCCGTATTTGTACCCCGGAATTTGTTTTAGCAGAAAGTTTAACCTGAAATTCCAGAATGAAATCATCGTACATTTCTTCCGTAACCAAAAATGAATTAGGAGTATCAGGAACCGTAATTCCTACAATAGATCCATTCCTTACCCTGTAGATTGCTTCCCCTCCTTTCCTCTCCCATCCTTCTAAAGACTTTCCATCAAATATGGAGACCCATGGAGCATTATCCTGAGCATAAGTAATAGTTGTTGAACAGAAGGTTAAAGCAATTAATGCGCAACCTAAAAAAGTAGTGGTGAGTTTTTTCATAGCATAGATTTTTTAATTGGTTGGCCCAATATAGTTAAAGATTGAAAGCTCACAAATTGATGGTAAACACCTCACATATTC
Proteins encoded in this region:
- a CDS encoding phosphoribosylformylglycinamidine synthase II, which produces MSQTSIQEPEVTLELAEEHGLNAEEYEMIKSKLGRVPTFTELGVYSVMWSEHCSYKNSIIELKKLPSEGENLLVGAGEENAGLVDLGDGLGCAFKIESHNHPSAIEPYQGAATGVGGIHRDIFTMGARPVASLNSLRFGSMDNPRVRYLLDGVVRGIGDYGNSFGVPVIAGEVCFDESYEGNPLVNAMSIGLVKEGETASAISKGLGNPVIIVGASTGRDGIHGATFASEEISEESEAKRPSVQVGDPFTEKLLLEASLEVLQTGAVIGMQDMGAAGIACSTSEMTAKGGQGMKIDLDKVPAREDGMTAYELLLSESQERMLIVAEKGREQEIIDVYEKWDLHGVVIGEVVDTENVTYWKDGEVKGDIPADHLVLGGGAPQYIRETKKPSYLDEVQNFDIDSLNHHDNYTETLTRLLGSPNIASKRWVHEQYDTMVRTNTVTGPGASDSGVIRIKGTKKGLVAKTDCNGRYVYLNPRKGGQIAVAESARNVVCSGAKPMAITNCLNFGNPYKPEVYWTFKEALGGMSDACRALNTPVTGGNVSFYNENPNSAIFPSPIIGMLGVIEDVEKHVTTPGFKKEGDIVLYIGADRKGLGGSEYLKVIHDLTTGDAPEIDLDFETSLQDALLTAIKTGLVTAAHDISDGGLATTLAEMAIFGKKGAEVSVETLSGSKHEVLFSEAQSGVVITIPAAELQTAKYHFEKANVPMFELGVVKGDSLEIKDLVSLNVSAAETTYESAIPKAMEA
- a CDS encoding 4-hydroxybutyrate CoA-transferase; translation: MEDYVSAAEAVKVIKSGDRVFVHGVSATPVQLIQAMTDRHEELKEVEVIHLHTEGPAPYADPEYKDSFFVNALFVGANVRKAINEGRGDYVPVFLSEVPYLFRNKILPLDVALVHVSPPDNHGYCSLGVSVDAAVAAVQTAKYVIAQVNPNMPRTHGDGLIHVKNIDALVQVNDPLPEQLVPDPNDAELKIGKYCADLIDDGATLQMGIGAIPNAVLKSLTNHKDLGVHTEMFSDGVIELVEKGIINGRKKKIHPGKIVSGFVMGSRKTYDFIDDNPAVAMLDIAYINDTAVIRRNPKVTAINSAVEVDLTGQVCADSIGTYHYSGVGGQMDFIRGASLSPGGKPIIALPSTTNKGISRIVPFLKQGAGVVTTRAHVHYVVTEYGVANLYGKNLCQRAKALTGIAHPDHREELEKAVAERFKM
- a CDS encoding oxidoreductase encodes the protein MSTLDRRTFLKNTAISGIGGAMALSFPGILKGSPNETINFAVAGVRSRGKALSQAINEIPNTRITWFCDVDDNIIADHKKFHQEQIGYIPKVEKDFRKLVEMEDIDVIAIASPEHWHAPMAIMAMEAGKHVYVEKPCSHNPHETELLEKAQQKYDKLCQMGNQQRSSRTSQLAIKEIGEGIIGDVYYGKAWYSNTRGSIGNGKVMPAPDYLDWELWQGPAPREEYRDNVHPYNWHWFKNWGTGEIHNNGTHEIDICRWALGVKFPTRATSTGGRLHFKNDDWEYYDTQNASFEFEGGKMISWEGKSCNGQPFYGRGRGSLIHGTEGSILLDRQGYLLYDLGGKLIKEEKESEPGATSTADTMGYGQLTVNHMVNLANAIRESESLTAPIDDASISTQICHYGNIAQETGSSIDLNPENGKIINNKEAQKLWKREYEEGWEPVV